A window of Candidatus Zixiibacteriota bacterium contains these coding sequences:
- a CDS encoding M3 family oligoendopeptidase yields the protein MSANKIPPAPTWDLDSIFPGGSTSPEFKKHREKTDRSLKRAEKLFSDLPDLKNQDAVTRWADMIELLQSLEENIQLIEALAGCLVCQNVDDTPAHAIAAEGDVFATRWKKLLSQLEAVSLRQSDTNWKKLMTEPRMSGIVFYLDELRTIARSKLPLEQEQLALDLAVDGLHAWNRLYDKTAGDIKVDFKVGKKTEKISMGQIATKMSDADRAVRQQAFEKMYEGWKPYINQTAMMLNAIAGFRLTLHTKRGWESPLVEALQIGRLKKKTLDTMWRVVAEVTPQLKPYIDAKKRLLGIDKFSWYDQFAPCGKADKLYSFEDAGNLIVDHARGFSDDMADFFRMALDKRWVEAENRPGKAGGGWCAGMGPVKESRIFMTYSGTFENLLTLSHELGHAYHHHVLKDHPAFAGGYPMCLAETASIFSETLTMDAALKQTTEPMERILLIEQKLQAAYTMFCDLHCRYLFERDLYEARREGVSGPDKLSEIMTSAQERAFGSLLDKDGYHPQFWATKLHFYLSGLPYYNFPYTFGFLFAGGVYDRAHKEGAAFADKYRALLADTGSMTCEQLARKHLGVDLTREDFWLDACRRAVADVDEFVKLVKEIS from the coding sequence ATGTCTGCGAATAAAATTCCCCCGGCACCCACTTGGGACCTCGATTCCATATTCCCCGGTGGCAGTACTTCACCCGAATTCAAGAAACACCGCGAGAAAACCGACCGCTCACTCAAGCGAGCTGAGAAGCTATTCTCCGATCTGCCGGACCTTAAAAACCAGGACGCCGTCACGCGTTGGGCCGATATGATCGAGTTGCTTCAGTCACTCGAGGAGAATATCCAACTGATCGAGGCCCTGGCCGGCTGTCTTGTTTGTCAAAACGTCGATGATACCCCGGCTCATGCCATTGCGGCCGAAGGCGATGTGTTCGCTACGCGCTGGAAGAAACTGCTTTCACAACTCGAAGCGGTATCTTTACGTCAGAGCGACACCAACTGGAAAAAACTCATGACCGAGCCGCGTATGAGCGGAATCGTTTTCTATCTCGATGAACTGCGTACTATCGCTCGCTCGAAGCTGCCGCTCGAACAGGAACAATTGGCGCTCGATCTTGCCGTGGACGGTCTCCATGCCTGGAACCGGCTTTACGACAAAACGGCCGGCGACATAAAAGTGGATTTCAAGGTCGGCAAGAAGACCGAGAAAATTTCCATGGGGCAAATCGCCACCAAGATGTCCGATGCCGACCGCGCCGTGCGGCAGCAGGCGTTCGAGAAAATGTACGAAGGCTGGAAGCCCTACATTAACCAGACGGCCATGATGCTGAACGCTATTGCCGGCTTCCGGCTGACGCTGCACACCAAACGCGGCTGGGAGTCACCGCTGGTCGAGGCTCTTCAAATAGGCCGTTTGAAGAAAAAGACACTCGATACCATGTGGCGGGTGGTGGCTGAGGTAACGCCGCAACTCAAGCCATACATAGATGCCAAGAAGCGACTCCTCGGAATCGATAAATTCTCCTGGTACGACCAGTTCGCACCCTGCGGTAAAGCCGACAAGCTCTACAGCTTCGAAGATGCCGGCAACCTGATTGTCGATCACGCCCGAGGCTTCTCGGACGACATGGCGGATTTTTTCCGCATGGCTCTGGACAAGCGCTGGGTCGAGGCTGAGAACCGTCCCGGTAAAGCCGGCGGCGGCTGGTGTGCCGGTATGGGACCGGTCAAGGAGTCGCGTATTTTCATGACCTATTCCGGGACGTTCGAGAATTTACTCACCCTCTCGCACGAACTGGGACACGCTTATCATCATCATGTTCTGAAAGATCACCCGGCTTTCGCGGGCGGCTATCCCATGTGTCTGGCCGAAACCGCCTCGATCTTTTCCGAGACGCTCACTATGGATGCCGCTCTGAAACAGACCACCGAGCCGATGGAAAGAATCCTGTTGATCGAACAGAAGCTCCAGGCCGCCTATACCATGTTCTGTGATTTGCACTGCCGTTATCTCTTCGAGCGGGACCTTTACGAAGCCCGCCGCGAGGGGGTATCCGGTCCCGATAAGCTGAGTGAGATAATGACCTCGGCTCAGGAGCGGGCTTTTGGTTCACTGCTCGACAAGGACGGTTACCATCCGCAGTTCTGGGCCACCAAGCTGCACTTCTATTTGTCCGGTCTGCCTTATTACAATTTCCCGTACACGTTCGGTTTCCTTTTCGCAGGCGGCGTCTACGACCGGGCCCACAAGGAAGGCGCGGCGTTCGCCGATAAATACCGGGCGCTCCTGGCCGACACCGGCAGCATGACCTGCGAACAACTGGCTCGCAAACATCTCGGGGTTGACCTGACTCGCGAGGATTTCTGGCTCGATGCCTGCCGTCGCGCCGTGGCCGATGTCGATGAATTCGTGAAGCTGGTTAAGGAAATCAGCTAA
- a CDS encoding carbon starvation CstA family protein: protein MNVLVYFLLALIAYALAFRFYGKFIARSFGEKDDRPTPAVEINDGKDFVPTRPSVLFAHHYSTIAGAGPIVGPTLGILYGVGPAWLWVVLGAIFFGAVHDFSALFSSIRERGSSMAEIARKSLGPSGFTLFIIFTIMLIVLVTAAFLSLTAVSLTSLYPLDSLGLDQSQTMLRTMVKDGQTFGIIGGIASSSVIVITALAPLLGFLVTKKNLPTPVAFLFAAAICIVSIWAGFRMPLSLAPVVWMIVISIYTFFSCEAPVWLILQPRDFVNVQILYAGMIAMILGVVIGGFNGLTVNAPVSNIAVGSAKMGPVWPFLFITIACGAISGFHALVSGGTSSKQLAKESQALTVGYGGMLLESLLAVLVLVVIGSSLDFSEYIAIAWPEGASGNPILAFALSMGHLMHNTLGISMAFGSVMGILIVEGFLITTLDSAVRLNRYLFEELWNNLFDETPWFMKTFWFNSGLAVVLMFSIAYSGGYKAIWPVFGSTNQLLAAITLIAVSVWLHRAGRKSWFTLIPAVVMLVTTIAALIYKLFYEYIPDGKFILIATDIVLLVLSVGVIRLSWRQYGKAAVKTTS, encoded by the coding sequence ATGAATGTACTCGTCTATTTTCTTCTGGCTTTAATCGCTTATGCCCTCGCTTTCCGCTTCTACGGCAAATTCATAGCGAGATCTTTCGGCGAAAAAGACGACCGTCCGACACCGGCGGTCGAAATCAACGACGGCAAGGATTTTGTCCCAACACGACCATCGGTGCTGTTCGCCCATCATTATTCGACCATCGCCGGCGCAGGCCCGATTGTCGGACCAACCCTGGGTATTCTCTACGGTGTCGGTCCGGCCTGGTTGTGGGTAGTGCTGGGAGCGATATTTTTCGGCGCGGTGCATGACTTCTCGGCGCTGTTTTCGTCTATTCGCGAACGCGGTTCGAGCATGGCTGAAATCGCACGAAAATCACTGGGACCTTCGGGTTTTACTCTCTTCATTATCTTCACGATCATGTTGATCGTTCTGGTTACAGCAGCGTTCCTGTCGTTGACGGCAGTTTCTTTGACTTCGCTCTACCCGCTCGACAGCCTCGGCCTGGATCAGTCGCAAACGATGCTGCGCACGATGGTCAAGGACGGCCAGACGTTCGGAATTATCGGCGGTATCGCCTCATCGTCGGTGATCGTCATCACGGCTCTCGCTCCCCTGCTGGGTTTTCTGGTTACAAAAAAGAACCTGCCCACGCCGGTGGCGTTTTTGTTCGCGGCCGCGATTTGTATCGTGTCGATCTGGGCCGGTTTCAGAATGCCGCTTTCGCTGGCCCCGGTGGTCTGGATGATCGTCATCTCGATTTACACCTTTTTCTCGTGTGAAGCTCCCGTGTGGCTGATTTTACAACCACGCGATTTCGTGAACGTCCAGATTCTCTACGCCGGTATGATAGCAATGATCCTGGGGGTAGTAATCGGCGGATTCAACGGATTGACCGTCAATGCGCCGGTGTCGAATATAGCAGTCGGTTCAGCCAAAATGGGACCGGTCTGGCCGTTCCTGTTTATCACCATCGCCTGTGGAGCGATTTCGGGATTTCATGCCCTGGTTTCCGGCGGGACTTCATCGAAGCAACTGGCCAAAGAATCACAGGCTCTGACGGTCGGCTACGGCGGGATGCTTCTCGAAAGCCTCCTGGCGGTACTGGTACTGGTCGTTATTGGGTCATCGCTGGATTTTAGCGAATACATCGCGATTGCCTGGCCTGAGGGAGCAAGCGGCAATCCGATTTTGGCATTTGCGCTCTCGATGGGGCATCTGATGCACAACACATTAGGCATTTCGATGGCGTTTGGATCGGTGATGGGGATTTTAATCGTCGAGGGTTTCCTGATAACGACGCTCGATTCGGCCGTGCGCCTCAATCGCTACCTGTTCGAGGAGTTGTGGAACAACCTGTTTGACGAAACACCCTGGTTCATGAAGACGTTCTGGTTCAACTCCGGACTGGCGGTTGTGTTGATGTTTTCCATTGCCTACAGCGGCGGCTACAAAGCCATCTGGCCGGTGTTCGGATCAACCAACCAATTACTGGCGGCCATTACTTTGATCGCGGTATCGGTCTGGTTACATCGGGCCGGACGCAAGAGCTGGTTTACATTGATACCGGCGGTGGTGATGCTCGTAACGACCATCGCAGCCCTGATCTATAAGCTGTTTTATGAATATATCCCGGACGGCAAATTTATTCTCATTGCGACTGATATTGTGTTGCTGGTGCTTTCGGTGGGAGTAATTCGACTGTCCTGGCGTCAGTACGGTAAGGCTGCGGTTAAGACGACTTCGTAG
- a CDS encoding carboxypeptidase-like regulatory domain-containing protein yields the protein MSTVRYIFILFLIALAAVANAERDEHYYGDCSQANNPPHTKENVPQLGPGNVRNRATLLREYMVQDERQSVGLVCVQVLDECDMYELFSAHVTVDQNNKEQFDGPAAFIWKGRWIPVGEISLTVSVDGIEEAWQGSFSVRKDSKVVVVLVWNRESDTAFWQSEVEEGSIPWLQDGKIHGKVLDLATGQGIENTAVSMRYLTLSELIQRGHKKHFSPYSVDVLLPPPCSTLTDERGRFSFITPMDADWYEIRVTPPDGPVYAYDVNKSHKREQKDFRFYYWQDTAISPDESLECLVVRIYRNNLGRKGIITEDYYTVPVNRGQLLSPADRWSFRHGPGPVLVESFSDQPAWRDFARFIGARYDILGRTELFHDIARLPDTVCAPFGHGHTWATFEVQSLQDGVFASSAQSSRSDTTNKLQLPPSAKVIMPEITIPPMYYIDTLPKGIIYVKITDPSTVNVLDSTDVSIVGDNFNKSAQWNPMVKPIPQGRYTVTVSRPHYNTVVWENVDLAKDSILAFDVKMSTGHDTARCDQYDKRIRRLPFPEPGIIGQVYDGAKDKPVSGAKIILQNTGNRVKTDKEGRFRLPCSLMGDSLILHVWRRGYDSVAFIVNKIRANSLKPVEITLRSRRTDENTSPGTSSKAATFLIRNYSWGGSSFVPPHETTENIRIYHVVPGEMFRVTVFFGGPTHAFRFLEFIDQDRALVQVGGGLQIRGLGKTNLVVVGRDQTAVTTTSFDTGGVFYISILH from the coding sequence TTGAGTACCGTCAGATATATCTTCATCCTGTTCTTAATTGCCCTTGCTGCCGTCGCCAACGCCGAACGCGATGAACACTACTACGGTGATTGTTCGCAAGCTAATAATCCTCCACATACCAAAGAAAACGTTCCTCAACTTGGTCCCGGGAACGTACGAAATCGAGCGACACTGCTGCGTGAGTATATGGTACAAGACGAACGTCAAAGTGTCGGACTGGTCTGTGTCCAGGTTCTGGACGAGTGTGACATGTATGAATTGTTCTCCGCTCATGTAACAGTTGATCAGAACAATAAAGAGCAGTTCGATGGCCCAGCGGCTTTTATCTGGAAAGGACGATGGATTCCAGTTGGTGAAATTAGCTTGACCGTAAGCGTTGATGGTATAGAAGAGGCGTGGCAAGGCTCGTTCTCAGTCAGAAAAGATTCTAAGGTGGTTGTAGTCCTTGTATGGAACCGTGAATCTGATACCGCCTTCTGGCAGTCAGAAGTCGAGGAAGGATCAATCCCCTGGCTGCAGGATGGTAAGATACATGGGAAGGTGCTGGACTTGGCGACTGGCCAGGGTATCGAAAACACTGCTGTCTCGATGCGATATCTTACTCTTAGTGAACTGATCCAAAGAGGTCATAAGAAACACTTCAGCCCCTACTCGGTAGACGTCCTGTTGCCCCCGCCGTGTAGTACGCTTACGGATGAAAGAGGGCGATTCTCGTTTATAACACCGATGGATGCGGATTGGTACGAAATCAGAGTGACCCCCCCAGACGGGCCGGTATATGCCTACGACGTGAACAAGTCGCATAAACGGGAGCAAAAGGACTTCCGCTTCTACTACTGGCAAGATACAGCAATTTCGCCGGACGAATCTTTGGAATGTCTTGTCGTTAGGATCTATCGAAACAACCTCGGGAGGAAAGGTATAATAACAGAGGATTATTACACTGTACCGGTTAATCGGGGACAACTCCTCAGCCCGGCCGACCGTTGGAGCTTCCGGCACGGCCCGGGTCCTGTATTGGTCGAAAGCTTCTCCGACCAGCCGGCATGGCGTGACTTCGCGAGATTTATCGGCGCACGTTACGACATTCTCGGCCGCACCGAATTGTTTCACGACATAGCGAGGCTTCCAGACACTGTATGTGCTCCTTTCGGACACGGTCACACTTGGGCGACGTTCGAGGTGCAGTCCCTTCAGGATGGGGTATTCGCATCATCAGCCCAATCCTCCAGATCAGACACGACAAATAAACTTCAGCTTCCCCCATCGGCAAAAGTCATCATGCCTGAAATTACGATTCCGCCCATGTACTACATAGATACCCTACCTAAGGGCATCATCTATGTTAAGATCACTGACCCCTCCACAGTGAATGTGCTGGATTCGACAGATGTGAGTATCGTAGGCGACAACTTCAACAAGTCTGCCCAATGGAACCCGATGGTGAAGCCGATCCCGCAAGGGCGCTACACTGTGACGGTATCGAGACCGCATTACAATACTGTCGTCTGGGAGAACGTCGATCTGGCAAAAGACAGTATACTCGCCTTTGATGTAAAGATGAGCACGGGACATGACACTGCCAGGTGTGATCAATATGACAAGCGGATCAGAAGGCTTCCCTTTCCGGAACCGGGCATTATTGGACAAGTTTACGATGGAGCCAAAGATAAACCAGTTTCGGGAGCAAAAATAATTCTACAGAACACCGGAAACCGAGTCAAAACGGACAAGGAAGGCCGTTTCCGATTGCCCTGCTCGCTGATGGGAGACTCACTCATCCTGCACGTCTGGCGACGGGGATATGATTCGGTGGCGTTTATTGTAAACAAGATACGAGCCAATTCACTCAAACCGGTTGAGATCACTCTGCGCTCCCGCCGTACGGACGAAAATACTTCGCCTGGAACTAGCTCCAAGGCCGCTACGTTTCTCATAAGAAACTACTCATGGGGTGGGTCGTCATTCGTTCCGCCACATGAGACCACAGAGAACATCCGTATCTACCACGTCGTGCCCGGTGAGATGTTCCGGGTGACCGTTTTTTTCGGTGGGCCCACCCATGCCTTCCGTTTCTTGGAATTTATAGATCAGGATCGTGCTCTGGTTCAGGTTGGCGGCGGACTGCAGATACGCGGCCTCGGGAAGACCAACCTCGTTGTAGTCGGCAGGGACCAGACAGCCGTTACCACAACATCATTTGACACCGGCGGGGTTTTTTACATCAGCATACTACACTGA
- a CDS encoding MFS transporter — protein MAATSPAASSHENLLTQLGSLSRPFWMVNVMEMLERLAYYGVRVVIPIYIAQADEIGGLHFSQIDKGIIFFWWAIFQSITPMFSGGFADRYGYKKTIAASVFIKALGYILMATQREFWPFFIGCCTLALGTAIFKPGVQGTMCQTLTKKNSSVGWGTFYMLVNIGGFLGPPLAHYLYGWSWPVVFYGCAVIVSLNLFMLFTYKDPEPGGEQVGNPFQVFWVTLKNIFDLRLFWFILIMSGFWLMFMQLFDMLPNFIVDWTNSSGLVKTLGLPEWMLHANSPRAPQISQEWLINANAGLIVIAVIFVSYLVRRMRRVTSIFWGIVISSVGLVMAGFTTAGLFCLLGILTFSVGEMMSSPKMNEYLGVIAPEGKKGLYMGYANIPQGIGWAVGSLFAGHVYDNYGDKANLALDYLSKNYNITDVARPEAMNKLVELTGTSHQQVTDVLWAAYKPYELWYQFAAIGIASAIGMYLYSRWVRKFEAPDV, from the coding sequence ATGGCAGCAACTTCCCCGGCCGCATCATCGCATGAGAACCTTTTAACCCAACTGGGTTCGTTGAGTCGACCGTTCTGGATGGTCAACGTTATGGAAATGCTCGAACGCCTGGCCTACTACGGTGTTCGTGTCGTTATCCCGATCTACATCGCCCAGGCCGATGAGATTGGAGGTTTGCATTTTTCCCAGATTGATAAGGGGATCATCTTTTTCTGGTGGGCAATTTTTCAGTCGATTACGCCCATGTTCTCGGGCGGTTTCGCCGACCGCTACGGTTACAAGAAAACCATCGCGGCTTCGGTGTTTATCAAGGCTCTCGGATACATTCTGATGGCCACGCAGCGTGAATTCTGGCCGTTCTTCATCGGTTGCTGTACCCTGGCACTCGGCACCGCTATTTTCAAACCGGGTGTTCAGGGGACTATGTGTCAAACCCTGACCAAGAAGAACTCCTCAGTCGGTTGGGGAACATTCTATATGCTGGTCAACATCGGCGGCTTTCTCGGCCCGCCTCTGGCCCATTACCTGTACGGGTGGTCGTGGCCGGTGGTATTCTATGGCTGTGCTGTTATCGTGTCGCTCAACCTGTTTATGCTCTTTACCTACAAGGACCCGGAGCCGGGAGGAGAACAAGTAGGGAATCCCTTTCAAGTCTTCTGGGTCACGCTCAAGAACATCTTCGACCTGCGGTTGTTTTGGTTCATCCTGATCATGTCCGGTTTCTGGCTCATGTTCATGCAGTTGTTTGACATGTTGCCGAACTTCATCGTCGACTGGACCAACTCCTCGGGTCTGGTTAAAACTCTGGGTTTGCCGGAATGGATGCTTCATGCCAACTCGCCCCGCGCCCCGCAGATTTCACAGGAATGGCTCATCAATGCCAACGCCGGCCTGATCGTTATTGCCGTTATTTTCGTCTCTTATTTGGTGCGCCGTATGCGAAGAGTAACTTCGATTTTCTGGGGCATTGTTATCTCCTCGGTCGGTCTGGTCATGGCCGGTTTTACTACCGCCGGGCTGTTTTGCCTGCTCGGCATCCTGACCTTCTCGGTCGGTGAGATGATGTCCTCCCCTAAAATGAATGAGTATCTCGGCGTCATCGCTCCGGAGGGGAAGAAGGGGCTGTACATGGGCTACGCCAACATCCCGCAGGGGATAGGCTGGGCGGTCGGATCGCTTTTTGCCGGGCATGTCTACGATAATTACGGCGACAAGGCCAACCTTGCCCTGGACTACCTGTCGAAAAATTACAACATCACCGATGTCGCCCGGCCGGAGGCGATGAACAAGCTGGTTGAGCTGACCGGCACCTCGCACCAGCAGGTGACGGATGTACTCTGGGCCGCCTACAAGCCGTACGAGTTATGGTATCAGTTTGCGGCGATAGGTATTGCATCAGCGATCGGTATGTACCTCTACAGCCGCTGGGTGCGGAAATTCGAGGCCCCGGACGTGTAG
- a CDS encoding cation:dicarboxylase symporter family transporter, with amino-acid sequence MGVILGGLVGYLWPDISGWAAFLYVGELFLGGLRLLVIPLVVASVVTGLAALRNTQKAGKALALTLGYFIGTTLLATILGILVVSIMSPGFALAGYQGVVDSQIHSMQTANSANMIGVALQSLFPTDWGTAARGQYLGIIILSMIFGMVLATMGSRQRSVADTFRGINEALLRLFRLVIWATPVGLFFVTASTMSSGTESLANIAELGYFLIAFTVGLALHIFVILPLILHFFGGKNVFEYYHNLLPAISGALSSGSSAATLPITYSCVVDRNAISHRAASMALPMGSCLNFDGAAMFSVMAVIFAAQAAEFSLSFGNYLFILVAALGISFLTAGMPIMAMVGAVLTATAIGLPDRGLAVLGLLLPLQWLTVRGSALMSILSDSIGAAVIAKQLGERIDTRRSREDYSQSRGRDDRRSYSRDNRDSRDSRDRRSARDSRTDRDPRSRRDDGNRDDRRSSRGRSGDFDRRSRDRQSEREERSGRPQKMDESRDRTDRPGRRPQERSGQSPFAIRAESAARQPELESPAAPMTTVDTEKESTPKNEKQDSPAAPIHYGRKRSHHGRVGKPEQQENPKDEGKSKESSPEPRSKSGRSNPGRRAETKPIAAESPKPSKEDKDVEPDDIANRTVQRERAKVAAQLAAMKQAEELSRAALKAAERVTAKIEQREQEAAEEKAEIEAISSRAVQIDYVSDENPEKPTTELVSESVTETTETEREKPESKLPKQPTAEESENEIKAEKAEEPDRSAQEPVTEAKIDEEPRSASDEEVDTEDDDEPDIQYGRPRRNRGNIRNGEETSDDNDNGETNVAVMDEPKPLDDFSNENMSFGRTRKKRTR; translated from the coding sequence TTGGGCGTTATCTTGGGTGGCCTGGTCGGGTATCTCTGGCCGGACATCAGCGGCTGGGCCGCATTTCTCTACGTTGGGGAGCTGTTCTTAGGGGGATTGAGACTTCTGGTTATTCCGTTGGTCGTAGCTTCGGTAGTCACGGGGCTGGCGGCATTACGGAACACACAAAAAGCCGGTAAAGCCCTGGCGCTGACGTTAGGGTATTTCATCGGCACTACTCTGTTGGCAACGATACTGGGGATTCTGGTCGTTTCGATCATGTCGCCGGGATTTGCCCTGGCCGGTTATCAAGGTGTCGTTGACTCACAGATCCATTCGATGCAGACCGCCAACTCAGCCAATATGATCGGGGTTGCGCTGCAGTCACTGTTCCCGACCGACTGGGGCACGGCTGCCCGGGGGCAATATCTCGGGATCATCATCCTGTCCATGATATTCGGAATGGTCCTGGCTACGATGGGTTCGCGCCAGCGTTCCGTGGCGGATACCTTCCGGGGCATCAACGAAGCCCTGCTGCGTCTTTTCCGCCTGGTGATCTGGGCCACCCCGGTGGGTTTGTTTTTCGTAACTGCGTCAACAATGTCCTCGGGAACCGAATCGCTGGCCAATATAGCCGAACTCGGATATTTTCTGATCGCCTTCACGGTCGGCCTGGCTCTGCATATTTTTGTTATCCTGCCGCTCATCCTGCATTTCTTTGGCGGCAAGAACGTTTTCGAGTATTACCACAATCTTTTACCGGCGATCAGCGGCGCCCTTTCGAGCGGTTCTTCAGCGGCTACCCTGCCGATCACTTATAGTTGTGTTGTCGATCGTAACGCGATCAGCCATCGAGCGGCTTCAATGGCCCTGCCAATGGGCAGTTGTCTGAATTTCGACGGTGCAGCGATGTTCTCGGTAATGGCGGTGATTTTCGCTGCCCAGGCGGCTGAATTCTCGCTTTCGTTCGGTAACTATTTGTTCATTCTGGTCGCAGCGTTGGGGATATCGTTCCTAACGGCCGGGATGCCGATAATGGCCATGGTCGGAGCGGTGTTGACAGCTACGGCAATCGGACTCCCCGACCGTGGTCTGGCGGTTTTGGGATTGCTTTTACCGCTGCAATGGTTGACCGTTCGCGGCAGTGCCTTAATGAGCATTCTGTCCGATTCTATCGGCGCCGCGGTAATTGCCAAACAACTCGGCGAACGTATCGATACTCGAAGAAGCCGGGAGGACTATTCACAGTCACGCGGACGCGATGACCGTCGCAGTTATTCACGGGACAACCGCGACAGTCGCGATTCTCGTGATCGACGCAGTGCTCGCGACAGCCGTACCGACCGCGATCCTCGGAGTCGACGCGATGATGGTAATCGCGACGATCGCCGGAGCAGCCGCGGACGATCCGGTGATTTCGATCGACGGAGCCGGGATCGCCAAAGTGAACGTGAAGAACGCAGTGGGCGACCGCAGAAAATGGATGAAAGCCGCGACCGCACCGACCGCCCGGGACGTCGGCCTCAGGAGCGGTCTGGCCAGTCACCGTTTGCAATAAGAGCGGAATCAGCCGCACGTCAACCGGAGCTGGAATCGCCCGCAGCGCCGATGACAACCGTCGACACCGAGAAGGAATCCACACCAAAGAACGAAAAACAGGATTCCCCCGCCGCTCCGATCCATTACGGTCGGAAACGGAGCCACCATGGTCGGGTAGGCAAGCCGGAGCAACAGGAAAATCCTAAAGATGAGGGTAAGTCCAAAGAATCCAGCCCGGAGCCGAGATCAAAATCGGGACGAAGTAATCCCGGTCGACGCGCCGAAACAAAGCCGATAGCGGCTGAGAGCCCCAAACCGTCAAAAGAAGACAAGGATGTGGAGCCGGATGATATCGCCAACCGGACGGTTCAACGCGAGCGAGCCAAGGTGGCGGCTCAGTTAGCGGCAATGAAGCAGGCCGAAGAATTAAGCCGAGCTGCTCTCAAAGCGGCAGAACGCGTGACGGCGAAAATCGAACAGCGGGAGCAGGAAGCTGCCGAGGAAAAAGCTGAAATCGAGGCTATTTCTTCCAGAGCGGTACAGATCGACTACGTCTCGGATGAGAATCCGGAAAAACCAACGACGGAGCTCGTTTCCGAATCAGTAACGGAAACAACCGAGACGGAACGGGAAAAACCGGAATCGAAACTGCCGAAGCAACCGACGGCGGAAGAATCCGAGAACGAGATTAAAGCTGAGAAAGCGGAAGAACCCGATCGGTCGGCACAGGAACCGGTAACCGAAGCGAAGATCGATGAAGAACCTCGGTCTGCATCCGATGAGGAAGTAGACACTGAGGATGACGACGAACCGGATATCCAGTACGGACGTCCCCGACGCAATCGCGGTAATATCCGAAACGGCGAGGAAACATCCGACGACAATGACAACGGAGAGACCAACGTGGCGGTGATGGATGAGCCCAAACCGCTCGATGATTTCTCGAACGAGAATATGTCGTTCGGCCGCACCCGGAAAAAACGGACACGTTAA
- a CDS encoding zinc metalloprotease HtpX, which yields MNSLKVAIMMIALMALFVAVGYVVGGRSGMVIALVFAMVMNFFSYWYSDKVVLKLYRAREIQEQEHPRLYRVVKRVTTTAMIPMPKVCIVPSKAPNAFATGRNMNHAAVAVTEGMLEILNEEELEGVIGHEVAHILNKDMLIGTIAATFAGAIGILASIARWGAIFGGYGRSDERNGGAIGLLAAAIVAPLMAMVIQMAISRQREYKADRVSGLMTGKPLALASALEKLHRSPNRRAFAGNRATANLMIVNPLSGRGIASWFSTHPPLEKRIERLQELAKEAPYQSYVR from the coding sequence ATGAACAGCCTTAAAGTCGCCATAATGATGATCGCCCTGATGGCCCTGTTCGTGGCTGTGGGCTATGTCGTAGGCGGCCGGAGCGGTATGGTTATCGCCCTGGTTTTCGCTATGGTGATGAATTTCTTCAGCTATTGGTATTCCGACAAGGTTGTACTAAAACTCTACCGAGCTCGAGAAATCCAGGAGCAGGAACACCCGCGCCTGTATCGAGTAGTGAAACGAGTAACCACGACAGCGATGATACCGATGCCGAAAGTTTGTATCGTACCGAGCAAGGCTCCAAATGCCTTTGCCACCGGACGTAACATGAACCATGCCGCGGTCGCTGTTACCGAGGGTATGCTGGAGATTCTGAATGAAGAAGAGCTTGAGGGTGTGATTGGTCACGAAGTGGCTCATATCCTCAATAAAGATATGCTAATAGGCACGATCGCAGCAACTTTCGCCGGCGCTATCGGCATCCTGGCGAGCATCGCCCGCTGGGGAGCGATATTCGGCGGCTACGGCCGGAGCGATGAACGCAACGGCGGCGCGATCGGTCTTTTAGCCGCAGCTATCGTAGCGCCACTCATGGCGATGGTTATCCAGATGGCTATCTCGCGACAGCGGGAATACAAAGCCGACCGCGTCAGCGGTCTTATGACCGGCAAACCGCTCGCGCTCGCCTCGGCTCTGGAAAAACTTCATCGTTCCCCCAACCGACGAGCTTTCGCGGGTAACCGGGCAACGGCGAATCTTATGATCGTCAATCCACTCTCGGGACGCGGTATTGCTTCCTGGTTCTCGACCCACCCGCCGCTCGAAAAACGCATTGAGAGACTTCAAGAACTGGCCAAGGAGGCCCCGTACCAGAGCTATGTCAGATAA